The genomic interval CGTCGGCCTCGACCAGGTCCACACCGAGGTCGAGCGCCTCGCGCAGCCCGGCGACGGTGTTGCCGCTGCGGTGGGCGATCGCCAGCACGCGAACAGTCTCCCAGCGGTACGTCGTCAGGGCACCCGGGACCGGCCTGGCAGGGGGGCCGGTCAGGCGGCGCCGGCGGCGACCGGCCGCAGCCGGCGCAGGCCGAGGAACGCGCCGCCGATGAGCACCGCCGGCGCCCAGGCGAGCACCGCGGTCAGGGCCACAGCGCCGAGCGCGGCCTGCCAGGTGACGCCGAGCGAGGCCAGCCCGACGACGAGGGCGCCGTCGCGCGGGCTCGCACCATGGACGCCGGGCAGGATGCCGGCGACCTGGCTGGCACCGAAGACCCCGAGCAGCGGCAGCGGGTCGACCTGCTCCCCCATGGCCGCGACCGTGCCGATCAGCAGACCCATGATCGTGAGCTGGTAGCCCATGGAGATGACGATGCCCTTCGCGAGCACCCTGGGCCGGGGCAGCGGGCGCGAGGCGAGCACGCCGCGCCGCAGCCGGTGCACGACCAGGCCGGCGACGAGCAGGACGAGGGCGAGGCCGCCGGCCGCGACCAGCAGCTGGGGCGGGAGGGCGGCGCCGGAGGCGACGACGAAGACGGTGAGCCCGATCGCGCCGACCAGCCGGTCCAGGCCGACCTCGGCGACCGCGCACGGGCGGGACAGGCCGACGCTCTGCAGGCGGTGCATGCGCCACAGGTCGGCGCCGACGTGGGCCGGCGAGGCCAGCCCGATCAGCTCGCTCTCGGCGTAGGCCCGCAGGTGCCACCGCCGGGTCCTCTTGGCCACCGACAGGGAGTGCCAGCGGAGCGGGCAGAGGACGTACTTGCCGATCACCCACGGCAACAGGCCGATCAGCGCGGGCTTCCAGGACGCGTCGGGCACCCGCTCCATGCTCCAGACCGACACGGTCAGCGCGATCGCGAGACCGATCGGGAGCGCCCAGCGGCCGAGGCGGGCCCAGCGGGCGCGCCGGGCGCTCTGGATGCCGTCGGCGTCGGAGTCGGGGCGGGCGTCGATGGCGCCGTCGGCGGTGTGGGGCACTGCGGGGTTACCTCGTCGATCGGTGTCCGGGAGTCCCGGGTCCCCGGGGTGGGGACCGGGTGCTGCTTACCCCTTCGGCGTCCTGCCCACGCGCCTTGACGATTCCGGTGGACGGATCCCGAGGTGCGCCCGGTGCGTAGGGTCTGCGCCGTGGGAGACGTGCCGGAGGTGGTGACACTGCACCTCTGGGGGGTGCCGTTGCACCGGGTGCCGGGCGCGGTGACCCGGATGGCCACCCACCGCGCCCTCGTCGGGCGCGGCCCCGGGCGGCCGGGGTTCGCCAAGCTGTTGGGCACCGGCGACGGCCGCACGTTCACGGTACGCGACGCGGACCCCCGGCACTGGGGAATG from Actinomycetes bacterium carries:
- a CDS encoding lysylphosphatidylglycerol synthase domain-containing protein, coding for MPHTADGAIDARPDSDADGIQSARRARWARLGRWALPIGLAIALTVSVWSMERVPDASWKPALIGLLPWVIGKYVLCPLRWHSLSVAKRTRRWHLRAYAESELIGLASPAHVGADLWRMHRLQSVGLSRPCAVAEVGLDRLVGAIGLTVFVVASGAALPPQLLVAAGGLALVLLVAGLVVHRLRRGVLASRPLPRPRVLAKGIVISMGYQLTIMGLLIGTVAAMGEQVDPLPLLGVFGASQVAGILPGVHGASPRDGALVVGLASLGVTWQAALGAVALTAVLAWAPAVLIGGAFLGLRRLRPVAAGAA